Proteins from a single region of Pseudodesulfovibrio portus:
- the groES gene encoding co-chaperone GroES, protein MKLKPLNDRVLVKRLEMEEKTAGGIYIPDSAKEKPMKGEIVAAGPGKLDDAGKRVKMTVKKGDLVLFAKYAGSEITIDGEEHLVMREDDILAIVD, encoded by the coding sequence ATGAAACTGAAACCCTTGAACGACCGTGTCCTGGTCAAACGTCTGGAAATGGAAGAGAAAACCGCAGGCGGTATCTACATTCCGGATTCCGCCAAGGAAAAGCCCATGAAGGGCGAGATCGTGGCCGCCGGTCCCGGCAAGCTCGATGACGCAGGAAAGCGCGTCAAGATGACCGTCAAGAAAGGCGACCTGGTTCTGTTCGCCAAATACGCCGGTTCCGAAATCACCATCGACGGCGAGGAGCACCTCGTCATGCGCGAGGACGACATCCTCGCCATCGTCGACTAG
- a CDS encoding bacteriohemerythrin, with protein sequence MSTTRNSAGFSPECEVSIPEIDEQHATFFDMIERIGTVADDLYRPLDDDAVDEALDIMAEIREHAQAHFGTEEGYMQEVDYPGLDDHRTAHERFLDDIARLEGELLNGSAVPPIKVRTFLTESCRGHILSMDKPFGQFYNKNK encoded by the coding sequence ATGTCCACGACTCGGAATTCGGCAGGATTTTCCCCGGAATGCGAAGTAAGCATCCCGGAAATCGACGAGCAACACGCAACCTTTTTCGACATGATCGAAAGGATCGGCACGGTGGCGGACGACCTGTACCGCCCTCTGGACGACGACGCAGTGGACGAGGCCCTGGATATCATGGCCGAAATCCGCGAACACGCCCAGGCCCACTTCGGCACCGAAGAGGGCTACATGCAGGAGGTCGACTACCCCGGCCTGGACGACCACAGGACCGCCCACGAACGATTCCTCGACGACATCGCCCGCCTCGAGGGAGAGCTTTTGAACGGCTCGGCGGTCCCGCCCATCAAGGTCCGCACGTTCCTGACGGAATCCTGCCGGGGCCACATCCTGTCCATGGACAAGCCTTTCGGGCAATTCTACAATAAAAACAAATAA
- the groL gene encoding chaperonin GroEL (60 kDa chaperone family; promotes refolding of misfolded polypeptides especially under stressful conditions; forms two stacked rings of heptamers to form a barrel-shaped 14mer; ends can be capped by GroES; misfolded proteins enter the barrel where they are refolded when GroES binds) has protein sequence MAKEILFDAKAREKLKAGVDKLANAVKVTLGPKGRNVVMEKSFGSPVITKDGVSVAKEIELEDKFENMGAQMVKEVASKTSDVAGDGTTTATILAQAIFTEGVKLVAAGRSPMAIKRGIDKAVEAIVAELEKVAKPTRDQKEIAQVGTISANNDATIGNIIAEAMNKVGKEGVITVEEAKGLDTTLDVVEGMQFDRGYLSPYFVTNTERMTCEMEEPLILINEKKISNMKELLPVLEQCAKMSKPLLIVAEDIEGEALATLVVNKLRGTLNVVAVKAPGFGERRKAMLKDIATLTGGTVVSEDLGIKIEGLTVNDLGSAKRIVIDKENTVIVDGAGKADEIKARIAQIRAEIADSTSDYDREKLQERLAKIVGGVAVINVGAATETEMKEKKARVEDALNATRAAVEEGIVPGGGVVLARCGKVIAKVKPADDDEQAGLNIIARAVEEPLRQIAGNAGLEGSIVVEKIKEGKGGFGYNAATDQYEDLIKAGVIDPKKVTRTALQNAASVAGLLLTTECAIADKPEPASAAPAMPGGMGGMGGMGGMGGMY, from the coding sequence ATGGCAAAAGAAATCCTTTTCGACGCCAAAGCCCGCGAAAAGCTGAAAGCGGGTGTCGACAAGCTGGCCAACGCCGTCAAAGTCACTCTCGGCCCCAAGGGCCGCAACGTGGTCATGGAGAAGTCCTTCGGCTCCCCCGTCATCACCAAGGACGGCGTGTCCGTGGCCAAGGAAATCGAACTGGAAGACAAGTTCGAGAACATGGGCGCACAGATGGTCAAGGAAGTTGCCTCCAAGACTTCCGACGTCGCCGGTGACGGCACCACCACCGCCACCATCCTGGCCCAGGCCATCTTCACCGAAGGCGTGAAGCTCGTGGCTGCCGGTCGCTCCCCCATGGCCATCAAGCGCGGCATCGACAAGGCCGTCGAAGCCATCGTCGCCGAGCTCGAGAAGGTGGCCAAGCCCACCCGCGACCAGAAGGAAATCGCCCAGGTCGGCACCATCTCCGCCAACAACGACGCCACCATCGGCAACATCATCGCCGAGGCCATGAACAAGGTCGGCAAGGAAGGCGTCATCACCGTTGAAGAGGCCAAGGGCCTGGACACCACCCTGGACGTCGTCGAAGGCATGCAGTTCGACCGCGGCTACCTCTCCCCCTACTTCGTGACCAACACCGAGCGCATGACCTGCGAAATGGAAGAGCCGCTGATCCTCATCAACGAAAAGAAAATCTCCAACATGAAAGAGCTGCTGCCCGTCCTCGAGCAGTGCGCCAAGATGTCCAAGCCGCTGCTGATCGTGGCCGAGGACATCGAGGGCGAAGCCCTGGCCACCCTGGTGGTCAACAAGCTGCGCGGCACCCTGAACGTGGTCGCCGTCAAGGCTCCCGGCTTCGGCGAACGCCGCAAGGCCATGCTGAAAGACATCGCCACCCTGACCGGCGGCACCGTTGTCTCCGAAGACCTCGGCATCAAGATCGAAGGCCTCACCGTCAACGATCTCGGCTCCGCCAAGCGCATCGTCATCGACAAGGAAAACACCGTCATCGTCGACGGCGCAGGCAAGGCCGACGAGATCAAGGCCCGCATCGCGCAGATCCGCGCCGAGATCGCCGACTCCACCTCCGACTACGACCGCGAGAAGCTCCAGGAGCGTCTGGCCAAGATCGTGGGCGGCGTGGCCGTCATCAACGTCGGTGCCGCCACCGAGACCGAGATGAAGGAAAAGAAAGCCCGCGTGGAAGACGCCCTGAACGCCACCCGCGCAGCCGTTGAAGAAGGCATCGTGCCCGGCGGCGGCGTGGTCCTGGCCCGCTGCGGCAAGGTCATCGCCAAGGTCAAGCCCGCTGACGACGACGAGCAGGCCGGTCTGAACATCATCGCCCGCGCCGTGGAAGAGCCCCTGCGCCAGATCGCCGGCAACGCCGGTCTCGAAGGCTCCATCGTGGTCGAGAAGATCAAGGAAGGCAAAGGCGGCTTCGGCTACAACGCCGCGACCGACCAGTACGAAGACCTGATCAAGGCCGGTGTCATCGATCCCAAGAAGGTCACCCGCACCGCGCTGCAGAACGCCGCTTCCGTGGCCGGTCTGCTGCTGACCACCGAGTGCGCCATCGCCGACAAGCCCGAGCCTGCTTCCGCAGCTCCGGCCATGCCCGGCGGCATGGGTGGAATGGGCGGCATGGGTGGTATGGGTGGTATGTACTAG